The following proteins come from a genomic window of Bremerella alba:
- a CDS encoding CPXCG motif-containing cysteine-rich protein — protein sequence MMQTEINYICNACGEDIVIPLDPSQGSEQQFVEDCPVCCRPHVIHIEIDPHGEATAWAEPEQDYD from the coding sequence ATGATGCAAACGGAAATAAATTACATTTGCAACGCATGCGGTGAAGACATCGTCATCCCACTCGACCCATCCCAGGGCAGCGAGCAACAGTTTGTAGAAGATTGCCCAGTGTGCTGTCGACCGCATGTAATCCACATCGAGATCGATCCCCACGGTGAAGCAACGGCCTGGGCCGAGCCCGAGCAAGACTACGACTAA
- the ectB gene encoding diaminobutyrate--2-oxoglutarate transaminase, whose translation MNIIDRMESNVRSYCRSFPTTFKTSKDHLMIDDRGKAYIDFFAGAGSLNYGHNNETLKNALIEYISNDGITHALDMTTVAKKKLLQSMQDVLFAPRGMDYKVMFPGPTGTNAVESALKLARKVTGRRNVISFTNGFHGMTLGSLAITGNSSKRAGAGVSLHDTTHMPFCDYFDAEMDTIAMIENYLEDNSSGIDKPAAFILETVQAEGGVNVASKEWLRRIADLAKASGALLILDDIQVGCGRTGPFFSFEFADIEPDIVCLSKSFSGYGLPLAVALIKPEFDAFKPGEHNGTFRGHNPAFVTASTALETYWRDDRLSKEVHEKARIIKDAFLEMADRYDGSVRGRGMIQGIEFSDKTLAGKISHSAFGRGLIVETAGPNDEVLKVLPPLTIEFDALKEGLRIITEAIHENLKSEGSTKTVVPAKS comes from the coding sequence ATGAATATTATTGACCGAATGGAATCAAACGTCCGTAGTTACTGTCGTTCGTTCCCAACCACGTTCAAGACGTCTAAAGATCACTTGATGATCGATGATCGCGGCAAAGCGTACATCGACTTCTTTGCTGGTGCAGGCTCGTTGAACTACGGCCATAACAACGAAACCCTGAAAAACGCGTTGATCGAATACATCTCCAACGACGGCATTACGCACGCGCTGGACATGACGACGGTCGCCAAGAAGAAGCTTCTGCAATCGATGCAGGACGTTCTGTTCGCACCGCGCGGCATGGATTACAAGGTGATGTTCCCTGGGCCAACGGGGACCAACGCCGTGGAAAGCGCGCTGAAATTGGCGCGTAAGGTCACGGGACGACGAAACGTCATCTCGTTCACCAATGGTTTCCACGGAATGACGCTGGGTTCGCTGGCCATTACCGGTAACAGCAGCAAGCGAGCCGGTGCCGGTGTTTCGCTGCACGATACGACGCACATGCCATTCTGCGATTACTTTGACGCAGAGATGGACACGATCGCGATGATCGAAAATTACCTGGAAGACAACAGCAGTGGTATCGACAAGCCGGCTGCGTTCATTCTGGAAACCGTTCAGGCCGAAGGTGGCGTGAATGTGGCCTCGAAGGAATGGTTGCGTCGTATTGCCGACTTGGCCAAGGCTTCAGGTGCCCTACTGATCCTGGATGATATCCAGGTTGGTTGTGGCCGTACGGGTCCGTTCTTCAGCTTTGAATTTGCCGATATCGAGCCAGATATTGTCTGCTTGTCGAAGTCGTTCTCAGGCTACGGCCTACCGCTCGCGGTAGCTCTGATTAAGCCAGAGTTCGATGCGTTCAAGCCAGGCGAGCATAACGGAACGTTCCGTGGTCATAACCCGGCGTTCGTGACGGCTTCGACTGCCCTCGAAACGTATTGGCGAGATGATCGCTTGTCGAAGGAAGTCCACGAAAAGGCCCGTATCATTAAAGATGCGTTCCTAGAAATGGCGGATCGCTACGATGGTAGTGTCCGCGGTCGCGGTATGATTCAGGGGATTGAGTTCTCTGACAAAACCTTGGCCGGCAAGATTTCGCATTCGGCCTTTGGCCGCGGTTTGATCGTGGAAACGGCTGGACCTAACGACGAAGTATTGAAGGTTCTTCCGCCACTTACGATCGAGTTCGACGCGTTGAAGGAAGGTCTGCGGATCATCACCGAAGCGATTCACGAGAACTTGAAGTCGGAAGGTTCCACCAAAACGGTTGTTCCTGCCAAGTCGTAA
- a CDS encoding MarR family winged helix-turn-helix transcriptional regulator has product MEEHDLVERMLRAIRRVILKTSQYSRSLARNSGLTLPQLLCLRAIRDLSQEKDEVTAAQVSSRVGLAAPTVSRILERMERGQLIERIRNSPDRRRVLIHLTETGKQKLAGIPTPLQEQFVNRLTSLQEDELRGLVVSLEQVVELMEAADLDAEPVISAEFEPREDRSRLT; this is encoded by the coding sequence ATGGAAGAACATGACCTAGTTGAACGAATGTTACGGGCCATTCGTCGGGTTATTCTGAAGACTTCTCAGTACTCTCGCTCGTTAGCAAGAAACTCTGGGTTGACCCTTCCACAACTGCTGTGCTTGCGGGCCATTCGTGATCTGTCTCAAGAGAAAGATGAAGTGACGGCCGCCCAGGTTTCCAGCCGCGTTGGGCTGGCGGCTCCCACCGTTTCCAGAATTTTAGAACGTATGGAACGGGGGCAACTCATCGAGCGGATTCGCAACAGCCCCGATCGTCGACGCGTATTAATTCACTTGACCGAAACGGGCAAGCAGAAGCTTGCCGGTATTCCGACGCCTCTGCAGGAACAATTCGTCAATCGCCTGACCTCGTTGCAGGAAGACGAACTACGTGGCCTTGTCGTATCGCTCGAGCAAGTGGTCGAGTTGATGGAAGCCGCCGACCTGGATGCCGAACCGGTGATCTCTGCGGAATTCGAACCCCGCGAAGATCGATCTCGGCTGACGTAA
- a CDS encoding efflux RND transporter permease subunit has product MNFIQLAVRQPITVAVGVILSIMAGVLAFTRMPIRMTPEVESVVVSVMTYWENASAQEIESDVIEEQEQRLGDLSGLVSMTSISQPGSGQIRLEFMTGTNIDDAMSEVDQKLSEVSGYPAEVDQPQVEDFDPESVDYISWIGLASTDPNFDATTLYDFMERRLRPRFERIPGVSQVGIRGAREKEVQIRVDPVALAQRGITYQELVNALQYNNGNFSGGKLPEGKSDIRVRSVGRFRDAQWVESLVIRREQSGPIYLRDVATVQEAHKEMTEWVRARGQTMPFFNFMLESGGNLLETMEGIKQEVDELNQPGGVLEQEAKRLGVNGTFELVQTYDSTTYVVDAIALVEGNILMGSMLAVLTLLLFLRSLRTIGIIAIAIPISTVIAVVVMVAMGRSMNIISLAGMAFAVGMVVDNAIVVIENIFRHIEMGKSATKAAVDGTKEVSGAVLASTLTTLVVFFPILLIEEQAGQLFRDIALAIMAAVGVSFVVSTTVIPSAAGQWLKAKSIQQHAHESAVMKNPNAKPKTFRARVWEFFTTITNVPAMVGSTVFAMIGNWTTRLLVITGFGVATIVGIWFLIPPLDYLPTGNRNIVLGMLLPPPGYNVDQLSEIGARMESKIKPAWEAAGDKFGAEAVLRGHEWDGEDHRELVPMMGSDEMVMPPPLDHYFLVAWDGRVFQVAISKDKEKVVDALPLFGAAAGGDQAPGVINFAFQLPLFRTGGTTGSAIKIDLVGDDLDRVSGAAGALLGTLMEKYGPYSVTPEPANFALPTPEIRITPNDERLQDVNMTRRDIGLAVAASGDGILLPRAFDVGGELKDLKIVNIEALQSDPTNAMFNSPIATPSGAVVDLESLATPERVEAADQIKHVDRQRAVTLQFTPPQGLPLQEAINEVEATVAELREAGAIAPDVEMQLAGSAGQLSQIRQALMGDGTIVGTLFSSLFLALVIVYLLMVVLFQSWAYPLVIMVSVPLALLGGFAGLAVVHQWSVADRYMPIQNMDVLTILGFVILAGVVVNNAILIVYQTINFLQGRSEEGDDVSGLSPREAIAKSVESRVRPILMSTLTSVGGMLPLVLMPGSGSELYRGLGAVVVGGLVVSTVFTMFLVPVLLSVLFDIWKPQQVEMDV; this is encoded by the coding sequence ATGAACTTCATCCAACTTGCGGTCAGGCAGCCTATTACGGTCGCGGTGGGGGTGATCCTCAGCATCATGGCCGGCGTTCTCGCTTTCACGCGAATGCCCATTCGTATGACGCCCGAGGTTGAGTCGGTCGTTGTTTCCGTGATGACCTACTGGGAAAACGCGTCGGCCCAGGAAATCGAATCCGATGTGATCGAAGAGCAGGAACAACGGCTCGGAGATCTATCCGGGCTGGTTTCCATGACCAGTATCAGCCAACCAGGCTCAGGTCAGATCCGTCTTGAATTCATGACCGGCACGAACATCGACGATGCCATGTCAGAAGTCGATCAGAAACTGTCGGAAGTCTCGGGCTATCCGGCCGAAGTCGATCAACCTCAGGTCGAAGACTTCGATCCCGAATCGGTCGACTATATCTCTTGGATCGGGCTGGCATCGACTGACCCGAACTTCGACGCGACCACGCTGTACGACTTCATGGAGCGGCGGCTGCGTCCGCGATTCGAACGCATCCCCGGCGTTTCTCAGGTGGGGATTCGAGGTGCCCGGGAAAAGGAAGTTCAAATACGTGTCGATCCGGTGGCCTTGGCTCAGCGGGGGATCACGTACCAGGAACTGGTCAACGCGCTGCAGTACAACAACGGCAACTTCTCTGGAGGCAAGCTACCCGAAGGCAAGAGCGATATTCGCGTGCGAAGCGTCGGTCGGTTCCGCGATGCTCAGTGGGTTGAAAGCCTGGTGATTCGCCGCGAGCAATCCGGCCCCATTTATCTGCGTGATGTGGCGACGGTACAAGAGGCCCACAAGGAAATGACCGAATGGGTCCGGGCACGCGGGCAGACGATGCCGTTTTTTAATTTCATGCTCGAGAGCGGCGGCAACCTACTGGAAACGATGGAGGGCATTAAGCAGGAAGTCGACGAGCTGAATCAGCCTGGGGGCGTGTTAGAGCAAGAGGCTAAACGGCTGGGCGTGAACGGCACCTTCGAGTTGGTGCAAACCTACGATTCAACGACTTATGTGGTCGATGCCATTGCTCTGGTCGAAGGCAATATCCTGATGGGGAGCATGCTTGCCGTTTTGACGTTACTGCTGTTTCTGCGATCGCTTCGCACGATTGGGATCATTGCGATTGCAATTCCGATTTCGACCGTGATTGCAGTGGTGGTGATGGTGGCGATGGGGCGCTCGATGAATATCATCTCGCTCGCTGGGATGGCATTCGCGGTGGGAATGGTGGTCGATAACGCGATCGTCGTGATTGAGAATATCTTCCGCCATATCGAAATGGGTAAGTCGGCAACCAAAGCAGCGGTCGACGGGACAAAGGAAGTTTCCGGAGCTGTTCTCGCTTCGACGCTAACGACCCTGGTGGTCTTTTTTCCGATCCTCTTGATTGAAGAACAAGCGGGGCAGCTCTTCCGCGACATTGCGTTGGCGATCATGGCGGCGGTGGGGGTGAGTTTTGTTGTTTCTACGACGGTGATTCCTTCAGCTGCCGGGCAGTGGCTCAAAGCAAAGTCGATCCAACAGCATGCTCATGAGTCGGCAGTAATGAAAAACCCCAACGCCAAACCGAAGACATTCCGGGCACGTGTGTGGGAATTCTTCACGACCATTACTAATGTACCGGCGATGGTGGGCAGCACCGTGTTCGCGATGATTGGCAATTGGACCACGCGTTTGCTGGTGATCACAGGGTTTGGGGTGGCAACGATTGTGGGAATTTGGTTTCTGATTCCACCGCTCGATTATCTACCGACCGGTAATCGAAATATCGTGCTGGGAATGTTACTTCCTCCTCCTGGATACAATGTGGATCAATTGTCGGAAATCGGTGCCCGGATGGAGTCTAAGATTAAGCCAGCCTGGGAAGCCGCCGGCGATAAATTCGGAGCCGAAGCAGTGCTTCGCGGCCACGAGTGGGACGGCGAGGACCATCGCGAACTTGTGCCGATGATGGGTTCGGACGAGATGGTGATGCCACCTCCGCTGGATCATTACTTTCTGGTTGCCTGGGATGGTCGCGTGTTTCAAGTGGCGATCTCGAAGGATAAGGAAAAGGTCGTTGACGCACTGCCGCTCTTTGGGGCAGCGGCCGGCGGAGATCAGGCTCCGGGGGTGATCAACTTCGCGTTTCAGCTGCCGCTGTTCCGAACCGGCGGAACCACCGGTTCAGCGATCAAAATCGACTTGGTTGGGGACGATTTGGATCGTGTGAGCGGAGCCGCAGGGGCATTGCTGGGAACGCTTATGGAAAAGTACGGCCCGTATAGCGTTACACCGGAACCCGCTAACTTCGCCTTGCCGACGCCGGAGATTCGGATCACGCCGAACGACGAACGTCTGCAAGATGTGAACATGACCCGGCGTGATATCGGCCTAGCTGTGGCGGCGAGTGGGGATGGGATCTTGCTGCCACGAGCGTTTGATGTTGGTGGCGAACTGAAGGACCTGAAGATCGTCAACATCGAGGCACTGCAAAGCGATCCTACCAACGCGATGTTCAATTCACCCATTGCCACGCCCAGTGGTGCTGTTGTCGACCTGGAAAGCCTGGCGACGCCTGAACGTGTCGAGGCCGCCGATCAAATCAAACACGTCGACCGACAGCGAGCGGTAACGCTTCAGTTCACTCCACCGCAAGGGTTGCCACTGCAAGAGGCCATCAACGAAGTGGAAGCAACCGTTGCTGAACTTCGCGAAGCTGGGGCCATCGCCCCCGACGTCGAGATGCAGTTAGCCGGTTCTGCCGGGCAGCTTTCTCAGATTCGTCAAGCGTTGATGGGAGACGGCACGATCGTGGGGACGTTGTTTAGTTCGCTCTTTTTAGCCCTGGTGATTGTCTATCTGCTGATGGTGGTGTTGTTCCAAAGTTGGGCGTATCCGTTGGTGATTATGGTGAGCGTGCCGCTCGCGTTGTTGGGGGGATTCGCCGGGCTGGCGGTGGTGCACCAGTGGAGCGTGGCCGATCGCTATATGCCCATCCAGAATATGGACGTGCTTACGATCCTGGGTTTCGTGATTTTGGCAGGTGTGGTGGTGAACAATGCCATCCTAATCGTCTACCAAACGATCAACTTCCTGCAAGGTCGAAGCGAAGAGGGGGACGATGTGAGCGGCCTGTCCCCACGTGAGGCAATCGCCAAGAGTGTTGAGAGCCGCGTACGTCCGATTTTGATGAGCACGCTGACTTCGGTCGGCGGGATGCTGCCGTTGGTGCTGATGCCTGGTTCAGGCAGTGAATTGTATCGTGGTCTCGGAGCAGTCGTCGTCGGTGGACTTGTCGTATCGACCGTGTTCACCATGTTTCTCGTGCCGGTGCTTCTGAGTGTCTTGTTCGACATTTGGAAGCCGCAGCAAGTCGAGATGGACGTGTAG
- the ectA gene encoding diaminobutyrate acetyltransferase translates to MIIRKPRVEDGAPLRQLVANSEEIDDNSCYLYLLLCQDFADTCVVAELEGSIVGFVTGYSPPTRPTSLFVWQVVVAPEARRQGLAKRMLEALIAQFPGEKLEWVEATITPDNQPSRRLFDALARSMHTEIGFTPYFRAEHFGTFAHDPEELCRVGPIGPNRENS, encoded by the coding sequence ATGATCATCCGGAAACCCCGCGTCGAAGACGGCGCGCCGCTTCGTCAGTTGGTCGCCAATAGCGAAGAGATAGACGATAACTCGTGCTACCTCTATTTGTTGTTGTGCCAAGATTTCGCCGACACATGTGTTGTCGCGGAACTTGAAGGATCAATTGTTGGCTTTGTCACCGGCTACTCGCCACCGACTCGGCCGACCTCATTATTCGTTTGGCAAGTGGTTGTCGCGCCGGAGGCACGACGACAAGGCTTAGCTAAGCGAATGTTAGAAGCGCTGATTGCTCAATTCCCTGGTGAGAAGCTCGAGTGGGTCGAGGCGACGATAACGCCTGACAACCAGCCATCTCGCCGACTCTTTGATGCCCTGGCACGTTCAATGCATACGGAAATAGGATTTACTCCTTACTTCCGCGCTGAGCACTTCGGAACCTTTGCCCATGACCCGGAAGAACTTTGCCGGGTCGGCCCAATTGGCCCCAATCGAGAGAACTCATGA
- the thpD gene encoding ectoine hydroxylase, translating to MSQRSSLDTDPYASRFSNSWKLASRQDPVVWDMDASGPLSRQQLLDFEARGYSAFPQLVSANRARSLLAEARHLQSSLDPHLDHVISEPTSQEIRSIFRVHEDNAYFAKVCRDESIVGIARQILGSEVYLHQSRINFKPAFQGKEFFWHSDFETWHMEDGMPRMRAVSISISLTENNEFNGPLMLVRGSHKSYVRCVGETPDEHFRSSLKKQEYGVPSREALHLLVEQGEIVAPKGGPGSAVMFDCNTMHASVGNLSPYPRTNLFLVFNSVDNPLEAPFGGTEPRPRFLSYRP from the coding sequence ATGTCGCAAAGATCTTCACTTGATACCGACCCGTACGCATCGCGTTTTAGTAATTCCTGGAAACTAGCGTCTCGCCAGGATCCAGTCGTTTGGGATATGGACGCTTCTGGTCCGCTTTCCCGCCAGCAGCTATTGGATTTTGAAGCTCGGGGTTATTCGGCTTTTCCCCAGCTAGTGAGTGCGAATCGCGCCCGGAGTTTACTGGCCGAGGCACGCCATCTCCAAAGCTCTCTTGATCCCCATCTCGATCACGTAATCTCGGAACCGACAAGCCAAGAGATCCGCTCGATCTTCCGCGTTCACGAAGATAACGCGTATTTCGCCAAGGTTTGCCGTGATGAGAGTATTGTGGGGATCGCCAGGCAGATCCTTGGTAGCGAAGTTTATCTCCACCAATCACGCATCAACTTCAAGCCGGCCTTTCAGGGCAAAGAGTTCTTCTGGCATTCTGACTTTGAAACCTGGCATATGGAAGACGGAATGCCCCGTATGCGTGCGGTGAGCATTTCGATCAGCCTGACTGAGAACAACGAGTTCAATGGTCCGTTGATGTTGGTCCGTGGCTCACATAAGTCTTACGTCCGCTGTGTGGGGGAAACGCCCGACGAGCATTTCCGTAGTTCGCTGAAGAAGCAAGAGTACGGCGTGCCCAGCCGCGAGGCGCTTCATCTGTTGGTCGAACAGGGCGAAATCGTCGCTCCCAAAGGGGGGCCTGGCTCAGCCGTGATGTTCGACTGCAACACGATGCACGCCTCGGTAGGGAACTTGAGCCCTTACCCACGGACCAATTTGTTCCTGGTCTTTAACAGTGTCGACAACCCGCTGGAAGCACCTTTTGGCGGAACCGAGCCGCGACCGAGGTTTTTAAGCTATCGACCTTAA
- a CDS encoding ectoine synthase, whose translation MLVRSLEEIKGTERDVEGGNWNSRRLLLAGDKMGFSLHDTILREGTTTPIHYQNHLEAVYCVEGHATVELVPSGEKFEIKPGTVYALDKNDNHLLTAHVDTRMVCVFNPAVVGTEVHDENGVYPAATDS comes from the coding sequence ATGCTGGTACGAAGTTTAGAAGAGATCAAAGGGACCGAACGCGACGTTGAAGGTGGCAATTGGAACAGCCGTCGTCTTCTGCTTGCAGGTGACAAGATGGGGTTCTCGCTGCATGACACGATCTTGCGCGAAGGTACCACCACTCCGATCCACTACCAGAACCACCTCGAAGCGGTCTACTGCGTTGAGGGGCATGCGACTGTTGAGCTTGTACCCAGTGGCGAGAAGTTCGAGATCAAGCCTGGTACCGTCTATGCACTGGACAAGAACGACAATCATTTGCTGACTGCCCACGTCGATACGCGTATGGTTTGCGTGTTCAATCCGGCTGTGGTCGGCACGGAAGTCCACGACGAAAATGGCGTCTATCCAGCGGCGACAGACAGTTAA
- the ehuB gene encoding ectoine/hydroxyectoine ABC transporter substrate-binding protein EhuB, translating to MFDENKSEISLTGVLALLILTAGLGAIFWQANRSNSNGETTLTRIQEAHTVRIGFANEAPYGYLDTSTGKVTGEAPEIARAVLKRMGVERVEPIVADFGSLIPGLKAKRFDLIAAGMYITPQRAQEVAFSNPSYAIGESFIVKAGNPLKLHGYDDVRKNPKVKLGVMGGSVEQGYARDMGVDDNQVLVFSDYNSAILGLKGGQIDAVAATDLTVNDLLQKQASDEIEKAKDFQDPVIDGQTIRGYGAFGFRQEDVALRQRFNEELAKFIGSPEHLQLVKEFGFDETTLPGDVTAKELSEAP from the coding sequence ATGTTCGATGAAAATAAGTCAGAGATTTCGCTAACCGGAGTATTAGCACTGCTAATACTGACAGCAGGCTTGGGCGCGATCTTTTGGCAGGCGAATCGCTCTAATTCCAATGGAGAGACAACCTTAACGCGGATTCAAGAGGCCCACACTGTCCGCATTGGCTTTGCCAACGAAGCCCCCTATGGCTACCTAGACACCTCAACCGGAAAAGTTACCGGCGAAGCTCCTGAAATTGCTAGGGCGGTCCTGAAACGGATGGGGGTTGAGCGCGTTGAACCCATTGTGGCTGATTTCGGATCACTTATCCCAGGCCTGAAAGCGAAACGGTTCGACTTAATTGCGGCCGGAATGTATATCACGCCTCAGCGAGCTCAAGAGGTCGCGTTCTCGAATCCATCGTATGCCATCGGCGAATCGTTCATCGTGAAAGCCGGTAACCCGCTCAAACTGCACGGGTACGATGATGTTCGCAAAAACCCAAAAGTTAAACTGGGCGTAATGGGTGGCAGTGTTGAACAGGGATATGCCCGAGATATGGGGGTCGACGATAACCAGGTTCTGGTCTTCTCTGACTACAATAGCGCCATCCTGGGGCTCAAGGGTGGCCAGATCGATGCTGTCGCCGCGACCGACCTGACGGTCAACGATCTTCTGCAGAAGCAGGCCAGTGATGAGATCGAGAAGGCGAAAGACTTTCAAGACCCAGTCATTGATGGCCAGACGATTCGCGGTTACGGTGCATTTGGATTTCGCCAAGAGGACGTGGCGCTTCGCCAGCGTTTCAACGAAGAACTCGCCAAATTCATTGGTTCGCCAGAGCATCTTCAACTGGTGAAGGAGTTTGGTTTCGATGAAACGACCCTGCCAGGCGATGTGACAGCAAAGGAATTGTCGGAAGCACCGTGA
- a CDS encoding TetR/AcrR family transcriptional regulator yields MGNETKSEIIEAGRKAMIAKSYNGVGLNEILTDAGVPKGSFYHFFKSKEELGVAVIEASVNENTEKLRRALTDPKWSPLNRLEQYFIWARDDINSRELRQECLICKLALELSSLSEPLRDAVRQGWNQWRVIMTQCLREAQEASEIDSSHDPESLAEFIIYSFEGAMIRVQVDNNIRPVNQFLHFVFQVLLKQAV; encoded by the coding sequence GTGGGCAACGAAACGAAAAGCGAAATCATCGAGGCAGGCCGCAAGGCGATGATTGCCAAGAGTTACAACGGAGTCGGTTTGAACGAGATTCTGACCGACGCCGGAGTACCCAAGGGGTCGTTCTATCACTTCTTTAAGTCGAAGGAAGAACTGGGCGTGGCGGTTATCGAAGCTTCGGTAAACGAGAATACCGAAAAACTTCGCCGAGCTTTAACCGATCCGAAGTGGAGTCCCCTCAATAGGTTGGAGCAATACTTCATTTGGGCTCGCGACGATATTAACTCTCGCGAGTTGCGGCAGGAATGCTTGATATGCAAGCTGGCTTTAGAGTTGTCCTCTTTGAGTGAACCTTTGCGGGACGCGGTGCGTCAGGGATGGAATCAGTGGCGGGTCATCATGACCCAATGTCTTCGCGAAGCCCAAGAGGCAAGCGAGATAGATTCGTCCCACGATCCCGAATCGCTGGCCGAGTTCATCATTTACTCCTTCGAGGGGGCAATGATTCGCGTTCAGGTGGATAACAACATTCGACCCGTGAACCAATTCCTGCATTTTGTCTTCCAGGTATTACTGAAGCAGGCGGTTTGA
- a CDS encoding efflux RND transporter periplasmic adaptor subunit, with protein MRIILMTLAGLAVVSPGMAQMPPAAVRAVPATMQTVEPHHRFTGSLKAVARGAVAALEDGRVLEVTVREGATVEKDDVIARIDARRLEAQKGELEAAFGTAEALIAQREAELRQANLDMDRSASLIRNNAISKQQHERSETELTIAQAKLSTDRRRLDELRRKLDLVQVRLDDTEVRAPYNGQVIMRHTEPGEWIRAGEPFVTLVSTGQVEAWLEVPERYAGTVSQHAQQVPVHIVGTDRKFVSASAKRVHEVHPRTRMFQYVLTLDAQDAILAPGMSVEAWLPTGPAQPSLTVPKDAIIRSAGMAYVFKAVESEGQATAVRTSVSVKFETGSMAVVESPQLADGDLVVVEGNERLFPGTPIAVSQEPPMNATTAVNMPTKPR; from the coding sequence ATGCGTATCATTCTGATGACACTCGCCGGACTGGCGGTGGTATCTCCGGGCATGGCACAAATGCCGCCGGCAGCCGTTCGGGCTGTGCCTGCAACGATGCAGACCGTGGAACCGCATCATCGTTTTACGGGAAGTTTAAAAGCCGTCGCACGCGGTGCCGTAGCAGCACTGGAAGATGGCCGTGTGCTTGAAGTCACGGTCCGCGAAGGAGCGACGGTCGAAAAAGATGACGTGATTGCCCGCATCGATGCTCGCCGACTGGAAGCCCAGAAGGGTGAACTCGAGGCCGCATTTGGTACAGCCGAAGCGTTGATCGCTCAGCGTGAAGCGGAACTTCGTCAGGCTAACTTGGACATGGACCGCTCGGCATCGCTGATACGCAACAACGCAATTTCCAAACAGCAGCACGAACGAAGCGAAACCGAGCTGACGATTGCCCAAGCCAAGCTGTCGACCGATCGACGTCGGCTCGATGAACTTCGCCGCAAGTTGGACCTGGTTCAAGTCCGTCTCGACGATACCGAAGTTCGAGCGCCTTACAACGGCCAGGTGATTATGCGGCATACTGAACCGGGCGAGTGGATTCGGGCTGGCGAGCCCTTCGTGACGCTGGTCTCAACCGGCCAGGTCGAAGCGTGGCTGGAAGTTCCTGAACGATACGCAGGCACCGTCTCGCAGCACGCACAGCAGGTACCGGTTCACATTGTGGGTACCGATCGTAAGTTTGTTTCCGCATCGGCCAAACGTGTGCACGAAGTTCATCCACGGACGCGCATGTTTCAGTATGTGCTGACCCTCGATGCCCAGGATGCGATTCTCGCCCCCGGTATGTCGGTGGAAGCCTGGCTGCCGACCGGTCCGGCTCAGCCATCGTTGACGGTGCCTAAGGATGCCATCATTCGCTCGGCAGGGATGGCTTATGTCTTTAAAGCGGTCGAAAGCGAGGGGCAGGCAACGGCCGTTCGGACATCGGTTTCCGTGAAGTTTGAAACGGGCAGCATGGCCGTCGTCGAGTCACCTCAGCTTGCCGACGGCGACTTGGTGGTCGTCGAAGGGAACGAGCGGCTGTTCCCTGGTACTCCGATCGCCGTTTCCCAGGAGCCTCCGATGAATGCCACCACGGCAGTCAATATGCCGACCAAGCCTCGCTAA